The genome window CGTCATCACCCGCACTGCCACCTTCGTTCTGCTGCACATAACCGCCGCCCGGCCCCACGCGCACGTTGCGCGCCGGCACCACGGTGGAAATGGCGTGTTTGTAGACCATCTGGCTCACGGTATTGCGCAGCAGCACCACGAACTGATCGAACGACTCGATCGTGCCCTGCAACTTGATGCCGTTGACCAGATACACCGAGACAGGCACCCGTTCGCGCCGCAGCGCGTTGAGGAAAGGATCCTGCAAGGATTGCCCCTTGGACATGCTTGACTCCCAAATTATTGTTTTTATTGTCCGGGTCGGCACTCCAGCTCCCCTGCCGCGGTCCGGAACGTCGATGTTACACGCCCGCGGGCCCCAACACAGCGCAGCCGGCGTCCGGATCAGCCCAAGAAGGCATCCACAGCCGCCTGCAGGCGCCCGGCGTCGCGCGCCGGGTCGAACCAGCGCGCGTCCTGCTCGCCGCGCAGCCAGGTGAGCTGGCGCTTGGCCAACTGGCGGGTGGCGGCGATGGCGCGGGCACGGAAGTCCGCCGCGTCGCCGGCGCCCTCCAGGTACTCCCAGGCCTGGCGATAGCCGACCGCGCGCACCGCCGGCAGCGCCAGCGGCTGCGCCACCGCCCGCATCTCCGGCAGCGCGCGCAGGGCGCGCACCTCGTCGAGGAAGCCCTGCCCCAGCATCGCATCGAAGCGGGCTTCGATGCGCTCGTGCAGCACGGCGCGCTCGGCCGGCGCCAGCACCAGCTTCAGTACCCGCAGCGGCAACCGCGGCGGACCGGGCTGCGCCTGCCAGGCGCTGATCGGCCGCCCGCTGAGCCGGTACACCTCCAGCGCCCGCTGGATGCGCTGGGCATCGCCCGGACGGATGCGCTGGGCAGCCAGCGGATCGACCCGCTGCAGTTCCGCGTGCAGCGCCGCCCAGCCTTCGGCCTGCGCTTGCGCGGCCAGCGCCGCGCGCAGCTGCGGGTCGGCCGCCGGCATCGGCGCCAGCCCCTCCAGCAACGCCTGGAAGTACAGCCCGGTGCCGCCGGCCAGGATCGGCAAGCGCCCGCGGGCGACGATCGCGGCCAGCGCGGCGCGCGCGTCGGCGGCGAACTCGGCCGCCGAATAGGACTTCCAGGGATCGCGCAGGTCCAGCAGGTGGTGCGGCACGCGCGTGCGCTCGGCCGCATCCGGTTTGGCCGCGCCGATGTCCAGGCCGCGGTAGACCAGCGCCGAATCGACGCTGACGATCTCGCCGCCGCAGCGTTCGGCCAGGGCGATCGCCGCGGCGGTCTTGCCCGAGGCGGTCGGGCCCATCAGCGCGATCGCGCGCGGGCGCCGGTCGGCCGCCATCAGTCCTCGTCCGGCCAGCGGATCGTCGCCGCAGCGGACGCGTTGGCGGCGCGCGGCACCGGCACCGCCTGCAACGCCTGCCAGACCTTCAGCGCGTCGACGGTGGCGGCCACGTCGTGCACGCGCAGCAACGCCGCGCCGCGCTGCGCGGCCAGCAAGTGCGCGGCCACCGAGCCGGCCACACGCTGCTCCGGCGCCTGGCGCCCGGTCAGCTCGCCGATGCTGCGCTTGCGCGACAGCCCGGCCAGCACCGGCACGCCCAACCCGACCAGCCGTCCCAACTGCGCCAACAGCTGCAGATTGTCGGCCGTGCTCTTGCCGAAGCCGAAACCCGGATCGACCAGAATGCGCCGCTTGTCGATGCCGGCCATCTCCGCGGCGAAGATCCGCTCGGCCAGGAACCGGTGCACCTCGCCGACCACGTCGTCGTAGCCGGGCGCGCTGCCGGCGGCATAGGGGTCGCCGGGCATGTGCATCAGCACCACCGGCACGCCCAGTTCGGCGGCCGCGTCCAGCGCGCCGGGCTGCCGCAGCGCCTGCACGTCGTTGATCATGCCGGCACCGGCGGCGACTGCGGCACGCATCACCTCCGGCTTGAAGGTGTCCACACTCAGCGGCAACGCGGTCTGCGCGGCCAGCCGCTCGATCACCGGGATCACCCGCCGCAGTTCCTCTTCCACCGACACCGGGGTCGCGCCCGGACGGGTCGATTCGCCGCCGATGTCGAGCAGGTCGGCGCCCTCCTCGGCCAGACGCAGGCCATGCGCCACCGCCGCCTCCACGCTGGCGTGGGCGCCGCCATCGGAGAACGAATCCGGAGTGACGTTGACGATGCCCATCACCTGCGGACGATCGAGCGAAAGCCGGCGAGCGCCGCACTGCAGGCTGGGCGAGGTGTCGAACATCGGCGGGTCTCCTGGTGGTGGCCGCGGCAGGCGGCGAAGCGGCTCGGCGAGCGCGGCGATGGCGCCGCCCTGGACGACGGCGCCGGGACCGACGCTGCAGCGATCCGCAGGACGCGCGCATCGACCGGCCTCGTGCCGACAGCGAAGCGGGCATTGTCGCCCACCCGTGGCGCGGCGACGAGCCTGGCACCGCCAGGGGCAGGCCGGCGCCGATAAAAAAAGCCAGGGATCGCTCCCTGGCTCTCTGTATCCGCGTGACCGCGCCGGGATTACACCTGCTCGGCAGGCCCGGCGATCGGCGGCAGCGGCCGCGAATTGCCCTTGTCGTTGCCGCCATCCTTGCCGGACCTGTTCCAGCCCATCGGCGGCGGCGGATCGCGGCCTTCCATGATCGCGTCGATCTGCGGCGCGTCGATGGTCTCGTACTGCAGCAGCAACTGCGACATGGTGTGCAGCTTGTCCAGGTTCTCGGTGAGGATCTGCGTGGTCTTCGCATACGCCTTGTCGAGGATCGAGCGCACCACCTCGTCGATGCGCCGCGCGGTGTCGTCGGAGACGCTCTTGTGCTGGGTCACCGAGCGGCCCAGGAACACCTCATCGTCCTCCTCGCCGTAGGCGATCGGCCCCAGCTCGTCGGACAGGCCCCACTTGGTGACCATGTTGCGCGCCATCTTGGTCGCGCGTTCGATGTCGTTGGAGGCGCCGGTGGTGACCTTGTCGGTGCCGAAGATCAGTTCCTCGGCGACGCGGCCGCCGTACAGCGAGCACAGCTGCGACTCGATCGCCACGCGGTTCATCGAATACTTGTCGCCCTCGGGCAGGTACATGGTCACGCCCAGCGCGCGGCCGCGCGGGATGATCGTAACCTTGTAGACCGGGTCGTGCTCGGGCACCAGGCGGCCGACGATGGCGTGGCCGGCCTCGTGGTAGGCGGTCAGCGTCTTCTCGTCCTCGCTCATCGCCATCGAGCGGCGCTCGGCGCCCATCAGGATCTTGTCGCGGGCGCGGTCGAAGTGGTCCATGCGCACTTCCTTGACCGACTCGCGCGCGGCGAACAGCGCCGCCTCGTTGCACAGGTTGGCCAGGTCGGCGCCGGAGAAGCCCGGGGTACCGCGCGCGATCACCATCGGCTCGATGTCGTCGGCCAGCGGCAGCTTGCGCATGTGCACCTTGAGGATCTGCTCGCGGCCGCGCACGTCCGGCAGGCCCACCACGACCTGGCGGTCGAAGCGGCCCGGACGCAACAGCGCCGGATCCAGCACGTCGGGGCGGTTGGTCGCAGCGATCACGATCACGCCCTCGCCGCCTTCGAAGCCGTCCATCTCCACCAGCAACTGGTTGAGGGTCTGCTCGCGCTCGTCGTGGCCGCCGCCCAGGCCGGCGCCGCGGTGGCGGCCGACCGCATCGATTTCGTCGATGAAGATGATGCACGGCGCGTGCTTCTTGGCCTGCTCGAACATGTCGCGCACGCGGCTGGCGCCGACGCCGACGAACATTTCCACGAAGTCCGAACCGGAGATGCTGAAGAACGGCACCTTGGCCTCGCCTGCGATGGCCTTGGCCAGCAGCGTCTTGCCGGTGCCGGGCGGGCCGACCATCAGCACGCCGCGCGGGATCTTGCCGCCGAGCTTGGTGAACTTGGTCGGGTCGCGCAGGAAGTCGACCAGTTCGCCGACCTCCTCCTTGGCCTCGTCGCAACCGGCGACGTCGGCGAAGGTGATCTTGACCTGGTCCTCGCCCTGCAGCTTGGCGCGCGACTTGCCGAAGGACATCGCGCCCTTGGCGCCGCCGCCACCGCCCTGCATCTGGCGCATGATGAACAGCCAGAAGCCGATGATCAGGATGACCGGCAGGAAGTTCAGCACCAACGACCAGAAGCTCGGCCCGTTGTCGGGCTTCTGCCGGGTGATGTCCACGTTCTTGCTGTACAGCACGTCGATCAGCTTGTCGTCGCTCGGGCCATAGACCGTGCCCTCGCTGCCGTCGGCGCGCTTGAAGCGGATCGCGTTGACCGACAGGTTGGTGGCGTCGGTGAAATCGACCGACTTCACCCGCCCGGCGTCCACGTCCTTCAGGAACTGGGAGTAGGTCACGGTGTCGCTGCCCTGGCCGCCGGCGAGCCGCGGCGAGAAGCTCTGGAACACCACCATCAGCACGACGGCGACGACTACCCACAACAGCAGATTCTTGGTCAAGTCGTTCATCCTCATTGGCTCCGGTGTCCCTTCAACTCTGTCTCGATGCGTGGCATTGCGGGTTCAGCCTTGCGTTCAGCTTACTTGATCTGGGTGCGCTTGCCCTGTCCGAGGGCGTAGACCTCCGGCGAGCGCTTGCGCGACGCGGCCGGCTTGCGAATGGTCACCTTCTCATAGCGGCGGCGCATGTCGCGGATGTAGTCGTCGAACCCCACGCCCTGGAACAGCTTGATCAGGAACGCGCCATTCGGCTTCAGGTGGCTGTCGGCGAACGCCATCGCCAGTTCCGCCAGATGCATCATCCGCGGCTGGTCGACCGCATCCATTCCGCTCTTATTGGGGGCCATATCCGACAGCACAAGGTCCACCGGGGTGTCGCCCAGCATGGCCTCGAACTGCGATAGCACCGCGTCCTCCCTGAAGTCACCGTGAAGGAACTCGACGCCGGCCAGCGGCGGCATCTCCAGGATGTCCAGGGCCAGCACCCGGCCGCGGTCGCCCATCGACTTGCGCACCTGCTGCGACCAGCCGCCCGGCGCGGCGCCGAGGTCGACCACGACCATGTCCGGCTTGAGCAGCCGGTCGCGCTGCAGCAGCTCCTCCAGCTTGTAGGCCGCGCGCGAGCGCATGCCTTCGGCCTGGGCCTTCTTCACGAAGGGATCGGCGAAATGTTCACGGAGCCAGCGTTGGCTGCTTTTGCTGCGGGTGGCCATGGACGCACGGTCGGGAGGGGCGGCCATGATACCCTGATCGCCCTTGCCAACCCTGCTCCCGCCTGCATGTCGATCAGCCTGACCTCGGCCCAGAACCGCTTCCTGCGCGGCCTGGCCCACGACCTCAAACCCCTGTTGCAGATCGGCAGCAAGGGCGTCACCCCGGCCTTCCTGGCCGAACTGGACGAGGTGCTGGAGCGCCACGAGCTGGTCAAGGTGAAGGTCGGCGGCGACGACCGCGAGGCCCGCGACGCCGCCATCGGCAGCCTAGTGGAACAGTCGCACAGCGTGCTGGTGCAGCGGATCGGCCATACCGCGATCCTGTATCGCCCGGCCAAGGAAGACCGGCAGATCGTGCTGCCGCGCGCCTGAGCGCGCCTCCGGTGACCCCATGCAACTGACCCAGGACCTGCCCGACTACGCCTACGCCCTGCGCATGGCCGACGGCCGCCAGGCCAAGGTGAACGACCGCGTGCTGACCCGCAGCTTCATCCTCGCGCCGGACACCCTGGTCGAGGACTGGCAGGCGCCGCTGGTCGGCGAACTGCAGCCGCTGCATCTGCAGCCGCTGCTGGAACTCAACCCGGCGCTGGTGATCCTCGGCACCGGCGAACGCCAGGTGTTTCCCGCGGCGGCGGTGATGGCGCTGTTCCTGACCCGCGGCATCGGCATCGAGGTGATGAACAATGCCGCCGCCGCGCGCACCTACAACGTGCTGGCCGCCGAAGGCCGGCGTGTGGCGGTCGGGTTCCTGCTCGAAGACTGAGTCCGGCGTCGCCGCCGGGCGCCGCGACCGCCCTGGCTGTTGGCCACAGCGGCCTCAACCGCCGCCTATTCATGCGGCGGGCACAATGCGATCACGGCGCAGAAGCGGCCTGAATTTTTTGGCCTTCCGCAGATTGCTGCGCGAGGTCTGCCGCGCGAGTCGAGCGCCGCGCGTCGGGGCTGAAGCCTCTCCCACAGAGGAGTGCGTGCCCGGTGGCGCCCCGTGTGAGATCGACTCTCTCTAGCCTGCCGGCCGTCAGCGGCGAGGCAGTTCAACGGACCGTCGAACGCGCGCGTGCGATCACGCTCGCATGACCGTCCTCCTCCTCTTGCGAAGGCAAAGGCGGACGGCCGATACGCTGCTGCGGCCGTTACTTCGGCGGCAGGTACAGCAATGGGTCGACTGGCTTGCCGTTGTAGCGGATCTCGAAGTGCAGCATGTCGCGGGCCGCGCCGCTGTGGCCCATCTCGGCGATCTGCTGGCCAGCCTTGACGTTCTGGCCCTCGTTGACCAGACGCTTGCGGTTGTGGCCGTAGGCCGACAGCCACTGTTCGTTGTGCTTGACGATGATCAGTTCGCCGTAACCGACCAGGCCGGCGCCGGAATAGACCACCACGCCATCGGCGGCGGCGCGCACCGCTTCGCCGTTGTTGCCGGCGATGTCCACGCCCTGCTTGGTGGTTTCGCCGCTGACGAAGCGGCTGACCACCACGCCATCGGCCGGCCAACGCCAGGAGAAGCCGCTGCTGACCGGTGCCGGCGCGGCGGCCGCCGGCGGCCGTGCCGCCGCGCCGCTGCCGGCGGCCGGCGGTACCACCGCGGTGGCGGTGCCGGGACGTGCGGCGCCCCTGCCGCCGCCGGGCGGGTACAGCCGCAGCGACTGCCCGGGATAGATCGTGTACGGCGGCTGCAGGCCGTTCCAGCCCGCCAGGTCCTGCGGGGTGATGTTGTTGGCGCGGGCGATCGCGTACAGCGTGTCGCCGCGGCGCACGGTGGCGCTGACCCCGGGCTTGGGCACGGAGACCCGCGGTGCCGAGGCCGCCGCGCTGCCGCGCACGGGCGCGCCGCCAGGCGTGCGAACCACCGTGGCGCTGCTGCAGGCGCCGAGCGCCACCGCCACCAGCACACCCAGGCCGCCACGCAGGCCGTTCCGCACCACCCGATCGACGCTCATCCGACCTTCGCTCTCCATATGACCCACACCACCAGCAGCGCCAGGATCGCCGAGGCGACCCAGCCGAGCGGCTCGATCCAGCGGCGCAACGCCGCTTCGGCGCGCGGCCCGCCGAGGCGGATCGCTCCGGCCACCAGGTACACGCGCTTGCCGCGCCCGACCAGCATGCTCGCCAGGAACGGTAGCAGCGGCACTCCAACGATGCCTGAGGCCCAGGTGAATATCTTCAGCGGGATCGGCGTGAAGCCGGCCAGCACCAGCAACCAGAACGCACGCCACGGCGACTCGGCGATGACCTCGCGCAGATAGTTGACCTGCGCGTCGATCTTCTGCGTCCAGCCCAGCCATTCGATCAGCGGCTGCACCGCGGCGAAGGCGAAATGGCCGAGCAGGTAACCGATCACGGCGCCGCTGATCGAGCCGAGCAGGCTCAGCGTGGCGAACCACAGCGCGCGCCGCGGCTGCGCCAGCGACATCGGCGCCAGCATCACTTCCGGCGGCACCGGGAACACGATGGCCTCGGCGAAACTGAGGCCGGTCAGCAAGGCGGGCGCGCGGCGATGCCGCGACCAGGCGATGGCACGTTCGTACAACGGCCCAAAAATCTTCATCCAGTGCGGCTCCGGGAGGTCAATCCAGCATGCCCGACAGCAACGGGACGAAGGTCACCGGCGCCAGGACGTCTTGTTCGATCTGGCCGTCGGCAGCACGGCGCAGGCGGATCAGCGATTGCGCGGACGGGCCGCCGACCGGGGCCACCAGGCAGCCGCCGGGGGCCAGCTGCTCGACCAGGGCATCGACCAGCGCCGGCGCCGCGGCGGTGACCACGATGGCATCGAAGGGGCCGTGCTCGGGCCAGCCGATGCGGCCGTCGTCGTGCTTGCTGCGCACGTTCATGCCGAGCTGGCGGAAGCGCTTGCGCGCCTGCCGCAGCAGGTCGCCGATGCGCTCGACGGTGTGCACTTCCAGACCCAGCGCGGCCAGGATCGCCGCCTGGTAGCCGGAGCCGGTGCCGACTTCCAGCACCTTCTTCGGCGCCGCCTCCAGCACCGTCTCGGTCATGCGCGCCACCACCCAGGGCTGGGAGATGGTCTGGCCGTGGCCGATCGGCAGCGCCGTGTCCTCGTAGGCGCGCGAGGCCAGCGCCTCGTCGATGAACAGATGCCGCGGCACGGTACGCACCGCGTTGAGCACGCTCTCGTCGCGGATGCCGGCCTCGCGCAGGCGCTCGACCAGGCGGTCGCGCACGCGCTGGGAGGTCATGCCGATGCCGATCGCTTCCGGCTGCAGACGCAACCGCGGGGTCATGCCGGGCGGCCCAGCGCTTCGGTCAGGCCGCCGACCCAGCTGGCGACCTTTTCCAACGCCTGGTAGCGGGTCAGATCGACCTGGATCGGGGTGATCGAGATGAAGCCGGTGCGCACCGCATGGAAGTCGGTGCCGGGACCGGCGTCCTGCTCGCGCCCGGCCGGGCCGATCCAGTACACGGTGGCGCCGCGCGGGTCGGTCTGCGGCAGGCACGGTTCGGAACGGTGGCGGTTGCCGAGCCGGGTGACCTCGAAGCCCTTGATCTCCTGCCACGGCAGGTCGGGCACGTTGACGTTGAGGATGGTGTCGGCGGGCAGCGGATCGGCCTTGAGCCGTGCCACGATCTCCACCGCCGCGCGCGCGGCGGTCTGGAAATGCCTGGGGTCGTGGTTGTGCGAGACCAGCGACACGGCCACTGCGGGCAGGCCGAGGAAGCGGCCTTCCATCGCCGCCGAGACGGTGCCGGAATAGATCACGTCGTCGCCGAGATTGGCGGAATTGTTGATGCCGGAGACCACGATGTCCGGATCGAACTCCAGCATGCCGGTGAGCGCCAGGTGCACGCAGTCGGTCGGGGTGCCGGCGACGCTGCAGGTGTGCTGATCGATGCGCTTGAGCCGGATCGGCAGATCCAGGGTCAGCGAATTGCTGGCGCCGGACCGGTCGCGGTCGGGTGCGACCACCGTCACTTCGTGGCCGGCGCCGCGCAACTGCTCGGCCAGCATGCGGATGCCGGGGGCGTCGACGCCGTCGTCGTTGCTCACTAATACGCGCATGGTGCTCCTCGAAAACCGGTGCATGATACCGGATGCGCCCTACCAGGTCGCTGACAGCGCGCCGGCGATCGCGGCGACCACCGTCGCACCGCGCGCCAGATGCGCTGCGCGCCCGAGGAATACAGCGCGACCGTTCCGCGCCGGCGACGCCGTGCCCCGGCACTGCCGGCGACGCCACGGTCACCTCAAACCGCGCAGCACGCTCTAAGCTGTGCGCATGGCGCATTCCGACGACGAAGACCCCGCCGCGCTGTTCCGCGCGGCGATCGGCAAGGTGGCCCCGCTCAACGCGACGCCGCCGGCCAACCCCAAACCGCGCCCCAAGCCGCGTGCGCGCATGGCCGAGCGCGACGAGGCCGAGGCGCAGGGCGAGTTCCAGCAATTGCTGCGCGAGCGCGCGCCGCTGGAAGCCGGCGATGTGGCCAGCTACCGCCGCGAGCATCTGCCGGCGCGGCTGTTCCAGCGCCTGCGCAAGGGCCAGTTCTCGGCCCAGGACGAACTGGACCTGCACGGCGCCACCGCCGCCCAGGCCGAGGCGCTGCTGCGCCAGTTCCTGGCCGAGGCGCATGCGCACGAGTTCGGCTGCGTGCGCATCGTGCACGGCAAGGGCCTGCAATCGGGCGGCGTGCCGCTGCTGAAGAACCTGGTGGACCGCGTACTGCGCCAGCGCAACGATGTGCTGGCGTTCCATTCGGCGCCGTCCGCGCAGGGCGGCACCGGCGCGATGCTGGTGCTGCTGGCGCGACGCTGAGCGGCACTGCGCGCGACGCCGGTCACGCTCGGGCCGGGCGTGGCGCCTGTGCTCCGGTCCGGGTGCGCCATCGCTGGCTGCGCATGCCGTCAGTGCTGTGCTCATCGGCTCGCGCGGGACGGATGTAGGAGCGGCTTCAGCCGCGACGGGGCGTTACCGGGTAGGCCGGTCGCGGCTGAAGCCGCTCCTACAGGACATTTCGTCTCCTCGTGAGTTGGAGGTGCCCTGAAGCCGTCCCTGTCGGTCGCCGCAAAAGCGGCAGCCGAGACGCCTTCGTCCCCGGCGCGGCAGCCTCCAGCTCGACCACATCCCACCCGACCGGACCACCGTCGCGCGCCCCGTGCTGGAAATGCACGATCGCATTTCAATTTTCGCCCGCTGAAACGTCTTGTCAGAGAGTACCGCCCCTCTGCGAGCCGAAAGTGACCGACGCAACCACCGAATTCCTTCTGCAACCCACTGATATCGTGGATGTTTCCGCGAGCGCCGCGAACTTCGAGGCAGCGCCGGCGCACACCGCCCGGCCACGGCGGCCGCTACCGGCGCCGTCGCGGGTCGCCGGCTCCACGACGCCCACGCAGTGGCCGGCACTGTTCCTGGCTTCGTTCAAGGGGCGCACGGACTGGCACGGCAATCGCTGGCAGCGCGTGATCAAGGCGGGCAAGTACCTGGTGCGCGCGCTGTCCGTGCCGGCCGCGCACCGCCGCTTTCTGGAAGAACTGCAGCGCGAGCCGCGCATGCACGGTTATGCGGCGCGCGATCCGCGCCTGCTCGAGCGCCACCTGCACCGCTTCGTCAACACCCGCTGGAACCGTTCGGCGCGCCTGCGCCATCTGCGGCAGCACTACCGGCTCCTGCTCGATCGCCTGCCGCACGCCCTGTTCGACGCGATCTACCGGCAAGGCCAGGCGGACCTGGGGACGCTGCCGCTGCACGACGGCAGCGCACTGACGCTGTCGCTGCTGCCGCCGGCGCCGATGAGCTGCGAGGGCGAGCTCTGGTTGCAACTCAGCGACGCGGCGGGACGCCAGCTGTATCGCCTGGTGCTGACCGTGACCGGCGACGCCGCCCATCCGACGGTGCTGATCGGTTGCCTGCAGGGGCCCAACGGCGCCGACGCCCGGGACGTGGTGCGCGCGCTGACCAAGCAGATGCACGGGCTGCGGCCCAAGCAACTGATGCTGTCCCTGGCCTGCACCTTCGCCGAGCGCATCGGCGCGCAGGCGATCCGCGCCGTCTGCAATTCTGCGCATCCGCTGCAGCGCAAGCGAGACGTGTTCCTGGCCGACTACGACGCGTTCTGGATCGAGCAAGGCGGTACGCCCATCGCCGACGGCTGGTTCGCGTTGCCGCTGACCCCGGCGCGCAAGACCGTGGCCGATGTGCCCAGCCAGCATCGCGCGGCGTTTCGCCGCCGCGAGGCATTGCGGGCGCACGCCGAGGGCTTGCTGGCCGCCGCGCTGCCGGCGGCCTGCGTCGCCGCGCCGCGTGGCGACCAGTGAGCCTGGCTATACTGCCGCGGCCGCTTCCCTCCAGGAGCATCAGCATTCGTGAGCCGGGCCGAGCACACCGAGGGCGCGCCGTCGCCGGAACAGGCGCATGCGCAGCACGTCGCCGCGTTGTTCAAGGAACATCACCATGCCCTGCTCGCCTTCCTGCACTGCAAGCTCGGCTCGATGGCGGACGCGCAGGACGTGGCACAGGAGGCATACATGCGCATCGTGACCCTTGAGCGTCAAGACGCGCTGGCGTCGCCGCGGGCCTACCTGTTCCATGTGGCCTCGAACCTGGCGGTGGACCGGCTGCGCATGCGCAAGGTCCGCGAAAGCGCGGCGGTGGACCTGCCGGAGCAGGACCTGCCGCTGTCGCCGATTCCGGAGCGGCACGCCACGGCCAGCGAACAACTGCGCCAGCTGACCCGGGCACTGAAGGAACTTCCC of Xanthomonas sacchari contains these proteins:
- a CDS encoding Mth938-like domain-containing protein, which gives rise to MQLTQDLPDYAYALRMADGRQAKVNDRVLTRSFILAPDTLVEDWQAPLVGELQPLHLQPLLELNPALVILGTGERQVFPAAAVMALFLTRGIGIEVMNNAAAARTYNVLAAEGRRVAVGFLLED
- a CDS encoding YqaA family protein; protein product: MKIFGPLYERAIAWSRHRRAPALLTGLSFAEAIVFPVPPEVMLAPMSLAQPRRALWFATLSLLGSISGAVIGYLLGHFAFAAVQPLIEWLGWTQKIDAQVNYLREVIAESPWRAFWLLVLAGFTPIPLKIFTWASGIVGVPLLPFLASMLVGRGKRVYLVAGAIRLGGPRAEAALRRWIEPLGWVASAILALLVVWVIWRAKVG
- a CDS encoding peptidoglycan DD-metalloendopeptidase family protein — protein: MSVDRVVRNGLRGGLGVLVAVALGACSSATVVRTPGGAPVRGSAAASAPRVSVPKPGVSATVRRGDTLYAIARANNITPQDLAGWNGLQPPYTIYPGQSLRLYPPGGGRGAARPGTATAVVPPAAGSGAAARPPAAAAPAPVSSGFSWRWPADGVVVSRFVSGETTKQGVDIAGNNGEAVRAAADGVVVYSGAGLVGYGELIIVKHNEQWLSAYGHNRKRLVNEGQNVKAGQQIAEMGHSGAARDMLHFEIRYNGKPVDPLLYLPPK
- the surE gene encoding 5'/3'-nucleotidase SurE, whose protein sequence is MRVLVSNDDGVDAPGIRMLAEQLRGAGHEVTVVAPDRDRSGASNSLTLDLPIRLKRIDQHTCSVAGTPTDCVHLALTGMLEFDPDIVVSGINNSANLGDDVIYSGTVSAAMEGRFLGLPAVAVSLVSHNHDPRHFQTAARAAVEIVARLKADPLPADTILNVNVPDLPWQEIKGFEVTRLGNRHRSEPCLPQTDPRGATVYWIGPAGREQDAGPGTDFHAVRTGFISITPIQVDLTRYQALEKVASWVGGLTEALGRPA
- the rlmE gene encoding 23S rRNA (uridine(2552)-2'-O)-methyltransferase RlmE, which gives rise to MATRSKSSQRWLREHFADPFVKKAQAEGMRSRAAYKLEELLQRDRLLKPDMVVVDLGAAPGGWSQQVRKSMGDRGRVLALDILEMPPLAGVEFLHGDFREDAVLSQFEAMLGDTPVDLVLSDMAPNKSGMDAVDQPRMMHLAELAMAFADSHLKPNGAFLIKLFQGVGFDDYIRDMRRRYEKVTIRKPAASRKRSPEVYALGQGKRTQIK
- a CDS encoding protein-L-isoaspartate(D-aspartate) O-methyltransferase, producing MTPRLRLQPEAIGIGMTSQRVRDRLVERLREAGIRDESVLNAVRTVPRHLFIDEALASRAYEDTALPIGHGQTISQPWVVARMTETVLEAAPKKVLEVGTGSGYQAAILAALGLEVHTVERIGDLLRQARKRFRQLGMNVRSKHDDGRIGWPEHGPFDAIVVTAAAPALVDALVEQLAPGGCLVAPVGGPSAQSLIRLRRAADGQIEQDVLAPVTFVPLLSGMLD
- the hfq gene encoding RNA chaperone Hfq, yielding MSKGQSLQDPFLNALRRERVPVSVYLVNGIKLQGTIESFDQFVVLLRNTVSQMVYKHAISTVVPARNVRVGPGGGYVQQNEGGSAGDDEVE
- the miaA gene encoding tRNA (adenosine(37)-N6)-dimethylallyltransferase MiaA gives rise to the protein MAADRRPRAIALMGPTASGKTAAAIALAERCGGEIVSVDSALVYRGLDIGAAKPDAAERTRVPHHLLDLRDPWKSYSAAEFAADARAALAAIVARGRLPILAGGTGLYFQALLEGLAPMPAADPQLRAALAAQAQAEGWAALHAELQRVDPLAAQRIRPGDAQRIQRALEVYRLSGRPISAWQAQPGPPRLPLRVLKLVLAPAERAVLHERIEARFDAMLGQGFLDEVRALRALPEMRAVAQPLALPAVRAVGYRQAWEYLEGAGDAADFRARAIAATRQLAKRQLTWLRGEQDARWFDPARDAGRLQAAVDAFLG
- the folP gene encoding dihydropteroate synthase, translated to MFDTSPSLQCGARRLSLDRPQVMGIVNVTPDSFSDGGAHASVEAAVAHGLRLAEEGADLLDIGGESTRPGATPVSVEEELRRVIPVIERLAAQTALPLSVDTFKPEVMRAAVAAGAGMINDVQALRQPGALDAAAELGVPVVLMHMPGDPYAAGSAPGYDDVVGEVHRFLAERIFAAEMAGIDKRRILVDPGFGFGKSTADNLQLLAQLGRLVGLGVPVLAGLSRKRSIGELTGRQAPEQRVAGSVAAHLLAAQRGAALLRVHDVAATVDALKVWQALQAVPVPRAANASAAATIRWPDED
- the yhbY gene encoding ribosome assembly RNA-binding protein YhbY: MSISLTSAQNRFLRGLAHDLKPLLQIGSKGVTPAFLAELDEVLERHELVKVKVGGDDREARDAAIGSLVEQSHSVLVQRIGHTAILYRPAKEDRQIVLPRA
- a CDS encoding Smr/MutS family protein, which translates into the protein MAHSDDEDPAALFRAAIGKVAPLNATPPANPKPRPKPRARMAERDEAEAQGEFQQLLRERAPLEAGDVASYRREHLPARLFQRLRKGQFSAQDELDLHGATAAQAEALLRQFLAEAHAHEFGCVRIVHGKGLQSGGVPLLKNLVDRVLRQRNDVLAFHSAPSAQGGTGAMLVLLARR
- the ftsH gene encoding ATP-dependent zinc metalloprotease FtsH — translated: MNDLTKNLLLWVVVAVVLMVVFQSFSPRLAGGQGSDTVTYSQFLKDVDAGRVKSVDFTDATNLSVNAIRFKRADGSEGTVYGPSDDKLIDVLYSKNVDITRQKPDNGPSFWSLVLNFLPVILIIGFWLFIMRQMQGGGGGAKGAMSFGKSRAKLQGEDQVKITFADVAGCDEAKEEVGELVDFLRDPTKFTKLGGKIPRGVLMVGPPGTGKTLLAKAIAGEAKVPFFSISGSDFVEMFVGVGASRVRDMFEQAKKHAPCIIFIDEIDAVGRHRGAGLGGGHDEREQTLNQLLVEMDGFEGGEGVIVIAATNRPDVLDPALLRPGRFDRQVVVGLPDVRGREQILKVHMRKLPLADDIEPMVIARGTPGFSGADLANLCNEAALFAARESVKEVRMDHFDRARDKILMGAERRSMAMSEDEKTLTAYHEAGHAIVGRLVPEHDPVYKVTIIPRGRALGVTMYLPEGDKYSMNRVAIESQLCSLYGGRVAEELIFGTDKVTTGASNDIERATKMARNMVTKWGLSDELGPIAYGEEDDEVFLGRSVTQHKSVSDDTARRIDEVVRSILDKAYAKTTQILTENLDKLHTMSQLLLQYETIDAPQIDAIMEGRDPPPPMGWNRSGKDGGNDKGNSRPLPPIAGPAEQV
- a CDS encoding VirK/YbjX family protein codes for the protein MDVSASAANFEAAPAHTARPRRPLPAPSRVAGSTTPTQWPALFLASFKGRTDWHGNRWQRVIKAGKYLVRALSVPAAHRRFLEELQREPRMHGYAARDPRLLERHLHRFVNTRWNRSARLRHLRQHYRLLLDRLPHALFDAIYRQGQADLGTLPLHDGSALTLSLLPPAPMSCEGELWLQLSDAAGRQLYRLVLTVTGDAAHPTVLIGCLQGPNGADARDVVRALTKQMHGLRPKQLMLSLACTFAERIGAQAIRAVCNSAHPLQRKRDVFLADYDAFWIEQGGTPIADGWFALPLTPARKTVADVPSQHRAAFRRREALRAHAEGLLAAALPAACVAAPRGDQ